The Prevotella sp. E9-3 genome has a window encoding:
- a CDS encoding putative zinc-binding metallopeptidase — protein sequence MKKNILFILPVVIMALGLVSCSNDEIKSESVISVDNYIPNEFDLWLEENYRNPYNIDFKYRYEEIESDLNYYTVPATYEASVKMAHLVKYLCVETYNEVAGIEFTRSQFPKMFFLIGEWEYRNNGSYILGTAEGGRKILLSGLTYLNPILAGEKESGDFAFEFGNDVAENLNHYYIKTIHHEFTHILNQTKDYPTAFRQVTPSSYVSDSQFSEPYLSAYLKRGFISAYAQTNTAEDFAEMVSVYVTHSPEWWEAQMKAAEAKWEEDADQTQTGRVLIEQKLDITRDYMHTVWNIDLDELRDCILRRQLDITSGKIDLTDLTLSSKKASN from the coding sequence ATGAAAAAGAATATTTTATTTATACTGCCTGTTGTCATCATGGCATTAGGACTGGTCTCCTGCTCTAACGACGAGATCAAGTCAGAGAGTGTCATTTCTGTAGACAACTATATCCCCAATGAGTTCGACCTCTGGTTGGAGGAGAACTATCGCAATCCCTATAACATTGACTTCAAATACCGTTATGAGGAGATTGAGAGTGACTTGAACTACTACACCGTACCAGCTACTTATGAGGCCTCAGTAAAGATGGCCCATCTGGTGAAGTATCTCTGCGTAGAGACCTACAATGAGGTTGCTGGTATTGAGTTTACCCGTTCTCAGTTCCCCAAGATGTTCTTCCTGATTGGAGAATGGGAATACAGGAATAACGGTTCATACATTCTGGGTACTGCCGAGGGAGGTCGCAAGATTCTGTTGTCAGGTCTGACCTACCTGAATCCTATTTTGGCAGGAGAGAAAGAGTCTGGTGATTTCGCCTTTGAATTTGGCAACGATGTGGCTGAGAACTTGAACCACTATTATATCAAGACCATTCACCACGAGTTTACACATATTCTGAACCAGACTAAGGATTATCCGACAGCCTTCCGTCAGGTAACTCCCAGTTCATACGTCAGTGACAGCCAGTTCTCTGAGCCTTATCTCTCGGCATATCTGAAGCGTGGTTTCATTAGTGCCTATGCACAGACCAACACGGCAGAGGACTTTGCAGAGATGGTGTCAGTATATGTCACACACTCACCTGAATGGTGGGAAGCACAGATGAAAGCTGCTGAGGCTAAATGGGAAGAAGATGCCGACCAGACACAGACCGGTCGTGTCCTCATCGAGCAAAAGCTGGACATCACCCGTGACTATATGCATACGGTATGGAATATCGACCTTGACGAGTTGCGTGACTGCATTCTCCGTCGCCAACTTGATATTACCAGCGGTAAAATTGATCTTACCGACCTGACATTGAGCAGTAAAAAAGCATCTAACTAA